From the Candidatus Blochmannia vicinus genome, the window TTCTTACATGATTACTTCTAACGGAGCTAGAATACATAATGCTGATGGAAAATTAATTTCCTCTTATAATTTAGAGACAACAATTGTCTCTGACTTGCTAAATGTAGCACATTATGATACTGAAATTATTACTAATGTTTTCCAAAACGATCAGTGGTTAATCAATCGATTGATACCAAATCAAAATTATTTAATTAACGGATATGAATCTAATTATTATGTTTACAAAAAAAACACGCTATCTTTAGATAAGATTTGTAAAGTATATTTTACTAGTAATAATTATCAACGGTTATTATCTTTAGAAAAAGAATTAAAAACACGATGGAATCATCACGTTAACATTAGCTTTTCACTTCCGACATGCCTTGAAGTAATGCCAGGTGGGGTTTCTAAAGGCCATGCTTTAGCTCAAGTTGTTAAATCATTAGGATATCATCTTAAAGATTGCATTTCATTTGGTGATGGCATGAATGACCAAGAAATGTTATCAATGACAGGAAAAGGATGTATAATGAGTAATGCACAACAGCGACTAAAGGATACTCTTCCATTATTAGAAATTATTGGAAGTAACAAAGATGATGCAGTTCCCCACTATTTAAAACGTATTTATTTCGATAAGTTACCTAACATTTCCCTAATAAAATAGTTATTTTTAATAAATATTTTATGAAAACCTACAAATTTACATATTTAATATTATTATAAAAATACTAGTTTTATTAAGTTTATATCAAATCCAAACGATCTTATTTATGTCCATATTAATAAATACTCACTATTTTCTCTCGTTGAAAATAGTATCCTACATTAAAATTATAATTATGATTTAATCAATTAATAAAATTATATAAATATTTTAATAAAAATATTTATATAAAACGACCAGCCATTATTTATATAATACGGGTATATTGTACATTACAATAACACTTTTTATTAAAAAATCTATTTAATATGTAAAACCGAAAATTTACATACAACTATTATTTTATATAGTTCACCCTAATAAAAGATAACTTATCATATACAGTATACAAAATAAATATTTTATAACCGTAATAAATTAGATTTATAAACCTTTATCTTACTTAATTTCTAAAAATGTTTATTATCAATCAATTTTAAATAATCTATAAAAATCAAACCAGTGCCAAAACAAAGAACATTGCAATCTGCTTATATAGTACATATATACAATAATTTTAACGATCACGTACATAAATAACTATGTATTCCATCAAGTAACATTTGAGTAGAAATCATTACTAACAACAAGCCCATTAATCTCTCCAAAGCACTAATACCTTTATTTCCTAATAAACGAGAAAATATGTTAGATAACATCAAAATTAACATGGATAACCCCCAGGCAATAATCAATGACAAAATTAACAAATCAATTTGCTGAGGATATTGGTGGGACAATAATAATAACGTTGCTAAAACTGAAGGACCCGCAACCAAAGGAATAGCAAGTGGAACTAAAAATGGTTCCTCTCCCTCTGAAACACCAGTACTATTTCCTTCTTCTGAAGGAAATATCATTTTTATGGCAATTAAAAATAACACAATACCTCCAGAGATAGAAACTGTTTCTGTGTGCAAATTAAGAAAAATTAAAATATGTTCTCCAACAAATAAAAATCCTAACATTAACAATAAAGCGATCACCATCTCTCGAATTATTATAATTTGACGCCGTTTTGGTTCTAAATCTTTTAATATCGACATAAAAATTGGTAAGTTTCCAATAGGATCCATAATTAAAAATAACAAAACTGTGGCTGATATCATTTCATTCATTATTATTTTCCTAACAGTTATTTATATTTTATATACATCATGCTTTTTATAAAGTAAATTACAAATATTATCATACACATGTCATCATACCGTATCGGTTATGACGTATGCGTGCTACACACTATGCATAAATAATTTTTTATATAATATACAGCATATTCTTAGTAAATGTTTAATATCTTACAATACTCATAATACATATGTTTTGATGACAGCACTTAATAATAATTGAGAGACTAATAATGAAAAATATTGGGTTTATTGGTTGGAGAGGAATGGTAGGTTCAGTATTAATGAATCGTATGCAAGAAGAACGTGATTTTAGCTATTTTCATTCAACGTTCCTTTCTACGTCCCAAATAGGAAAACATGCTCCAAACATTCAAGGAAAACAGGAACTATTTCTACAAGATGCTTATAATATAGAGCTTCTTCACTCCTTAGATATTATCATTACATGTCAGGGTAGCGCATATAGTAATATTATTTATCAAAAATTAAGAAAAACTGGATGGAAGGGATATTGGATTGATAGCGCTTCGTCGTTAAGAATGAATGATGATGCAATTATTATCTTAGATCCTGTTAATCAACTATTCATAGAACAAAGTATAAATAATGGCATTAAAACATTTATAGGCGGAAATTGTACTGTAAGTTTAATGTTAATGTCTTTAGGTGGATTATTTTCTCAAAATTTAATCGAATGGGTTTTTGTATCCACTTATCAAGCAGCTTCTGGATACGGAGCACGCGCCATGCGTGAACTATTAATACAAATGGGTCAAGTATATAATACAGTAACTGATTTACTAACATCTTCTACTAATACGATTATAGATATTGAACATACAATTACTAAATTTAGCAAAACTGATTCTTTATTAGTAGATTGTTTTAAAGTTCCTTTAGTAGGAAACGTTATTCCATGGATTGGTGATTATATGTGCGCCGGTCAAACTCAAGAAGAATGGAAAGGTCAAGCAGAAACTAATAAAATTCTCAATACTTCTGAAACTATAACAGTGGACAGTTTATGTGTACGTGTTGGATCATTACGTTGTCATAGTCAATCATTTGTCTTAAAACTTAAGAAAAATATACGCCTTACAGAAATAGAAGAACTAATTCAATCCCATAATGAATGGGTAGAAGTTATTCCAAATGATATGAAACAATCACTAGAAAATTTAACTCCTATCATGGTATCTGGAACGCTCAAAATACCAATTGGTCGATTACGAAAATTAAATGCAAGCAACAAACATATTTCAGCTTTCAGCGTGGGTGATCAATTGCTTTGGGGAGCGGCTGAACCATTAAGAAGAATGTTACGTCAACTACTATAAGTTTTCTTTCAAAAATCGTGCTATTATATAATTAGAACAGACAATGTCAAAGATGAATGTAAAAACATACTACAGGTATTAAAAAATTCCTAAATGGACTAAAATGATACATTTCCAATATCACAACTACTGTGGTGGTTAAATCTTTTTAAATTAAACGATAAAATGTTTATGTTTAATAATAAGAATGTACGTCATGTTTATGTTGAGTAATATCTATCACTCCTTTTAATTCTGGAAATAGGTTTTTTAGAGTGGTTTCTATTCCTTCCTTTATAGTATAACTAGCCATTGCGCATCCATTACATCCACCATAAAATTTAATAACAGCTAATAGATCCTTAGTAATATGTACTAAAGATACGCTACCACCATGCATTTCTAACTGCGGATTAATCCTAAATTGTAATACATTTCTTACTTTATCTTCTAATGAATCACTATTCATACTTTCTTCTGTATTATATTTTTTAGTAACGTTAGGAGCCTTAATAGTAAGCTGATGACCTAATTCATTAACTATAATGTCAATTCGTGCATCTTTAAGGAAAGAAATATACAACCGATCTACATGTATAGAAAATAATTCAAATTCAATGATAACATCACTGGATTTAAATTCTTCTGGTGAACAAAAACAAATAGCACATTCTGCGTGCACAGTTCCTGGATCAACCACAGATACTCGTATCTGAGTACCAGGTTTTTTGTTCGCTAAAATTTTAATAAAATGCTCTTGTGCGCCAGAAGTTACATTAATCATTTTATGATATACACCGAAATTACTAAATGGTACAAACAATACTAAAATCTTTATTTTTTATACTAAATCACTTAGATCAAGTGTATATGTATTCACATATATTTTCAATATATATTGTTGTTTTTATAATTGATAATTAGACAATATTTATCTGCATAATATACAATGAATATACCCTATATATTTAATACAATTAAAAATTTTAAACTATATAAATAAATTTTTTTAGATTATTCCAATAAATTTACTCAAAAACATCGCATAATCTAAAGACAATCAATATATATATATAAATTTTAAATAATTAAATATATATTTATATGTTTGATATTCAAAATAATTTACTATCCACTAAAACAGACAACACAAAATAAAATATAATTATATTTTTTCACTATCCAATTACTAATTAACCTAAAAAATAAACAATAACAGTTAAAATATTTATATATCATTAAGTTTATTAATACAAAATTTATAATATTCATTCTTTGGCTATAAACAACAATTTTTACTAATATAAAATACTATACAGATACCACCATATTATAAATGTCTTTTTAAACAAACTCAATTAATTCCAAATAAATATTAATTTGTATCTCAATACAATAATCAATAAAAATTAAAAAATATATTTAAATGTTAAATTTTAACGATTAAAGATTTGGCGACATCTTATCTCATTCTTCTCAAGTAAAGTATTCTTACTGCAAGTAAGAATACTTTACTTGCAATGTTTAAAAATTATCTATAATTACTAGAACGATATATTTTAAGATGCTAAATACACTAAATCAGCGCAAAATATATAACATATAAATAATTTTTTATATATTTAATTAAACAAATACATACGCCTTTAGCTTACAGCTGTAAAAACGAAAACTAATAATGAATATTAATTTTCATATTTTTATAAAATCAAATAGAATATTAATATATCACATATAATAATTACTAATTTGAATAAAAGTCATCTTTATACGAAATTAACATAATATTATATATATATTCATAAAAACAAACATAAATGGCATTTATTTTTTAATATGTAAGCACTGTCGACATGCAACTACACTCAATAAATATATTTATATTTGATATACATCCATATATTGATCATTAATCTTTATCATCTTACTATAATAAGAAATAAGTTTCTAAATTGTATCCGAATAAAGATTTGTATTACAATGATAGCGTGTTATTATATTAAACAATTAATAACATTATTATATTAGGTACATTATTATATATCAAACTTATTTTTATAAAACACAATATAAAGTACTGCGTATTTTATATTGTGTACTTCTAGATCAATTAGATCTTCATACAAAGCGATGAAATATATACGATGAAGAAGTTATTTTCATATAGTAACAATATATTAAAAAAACATAATATTTTTTTAATTGGACCTATGGGAGCTGGGAAAAGTACCATTGGCCGTCAATTAGCAAATAAATTAAATATGGAATTCTTTGATTCTGATCAAGAAATCGAAACTCGTACTGGTGCAAATATTAGTTGGGTTTTTGATGTGGAGGGAGAAGTTAGATTTCGTGATCGTGAAGAAAAGATTATTAATGAACTAACAAAAAAACAGGGAATTATATTAGCTACTGGAGGTGGCTCTATTAAATCTAGCATGACACGAAATAATCTTTCTACTCGTGGGTTAGTAGTATACTTAGCAACAACTATTGAAAAACAATTAATTCGAACACAACATGATAAAGGACGCCCATTACTAAGATCATCATCAACATCAGGAAATATTCGCGAGTCATTAGAAATTTTAGCTAAAGAACGAAATCCACTATACGAAGAAGTTGCAGACATAAGAATATCCACTGATGAACAAAATATTAGAATCGTCGTTAATAAAATTATTATTTTTCGTAACCAGAGTACTATGTAGCACTTAAATCATATATTAGTTATTCATTATTAAAAGTTATCATAATTTTACTATGGAAAAAATTATCATAAAATTACATAAACGAAGCTATCCAATTATCATTTCAGACAAGTTATTTAACCATTTTTCATCCTTTTGGTCACTGAATTCTGGCGACAAAGTAGTACTAATCACTAATGATCGAGTAGCACCAATTTACTTAAATATACTATGTGATTTACTAACTCATGCAGGTATTGTCACTGATCAACTAATTTTACCGGATGGGGAACAGAATAAAACTTTAATAACATTGAATAAAATATTCACTAAATTATTAACACAAAATTATGATCGTAATACAATACTTATCGCACTTGGTGGTGGTGTTATTGGAGATATCACTGGATTTGCTGCTGCTACATATCAACGTGGAATACGTTTTATTCAAATCCCAACAACGTTGCTTGCACAAGTAGACGCATCTATTGGCGGTAAAACTGGAGTCAACCATGTGCTTGGGAAAAATATGATTGGGGCCTTTCACCAACCTGATGCTGTTATTATCAATTTAGATGTCTTAAACACATTAACTGTAAAGGAGTTTTCTTCTGGATTAGCTGAAATAATTAAATATGCTGTTGCTCTTGATTCTGATTTTTTTAATTGGTTGGAATCTAATTTAGACGATTTATTAACTTTAAATGTATCATCTCTAATGTATTGTATTCGTCGTTGTTGTGAATTAAAAGCATCCATAGTTTCAATTGATGAATACGATCAAGGTATTAGAGGTTCACTTAATCTTGGACATACTTACGGTCACGCCATTGAATCATATTTAAATTATACACAATGGTCCCATGGTGAAGCTGTGGCTGCAGGTATTATGATAGCAACAAATACTGCTATACGTTTAAGACAACTTAGTTACAACGCCGCAGCACGTATAAAACAACTATTAATTCGCGCTGGATTACCTATACACGGTCCAAAAGAAATGACACCAATAAATTACCTGGAATATATGACACGCGACAAAAAATCAATATCAGGACAACTTAATTTAGTTCTACCTGTCTCCATCGGGCGTGTAAAAACTATTTTTAATGTAAAACATGAATTAGTATCTCTATCTATCGAAGACACTTATAGATAAAACTACACCTGAAAAACAGTAAAACATATAATAAATAAAAACCATATATTTTACTGTTTTTATTAAATTATTTCCAATTATCATAAATACGAATTATAATATACATCTAATGTTAACACTACAACTAAACCAATCTAA encodes:
- a CDS encoding NfuA family Fe-S biogenesis protein; its protein translation is MINVTSGAQEHFIKILANKKPGTQIRVSVVDPGTVHAECAICFCSPEEFKSSDVIIEFELFSIHVDRLYISFLKDARIDIIVNELGHQLTIKAPNVTKKYNTEESMNSDSLEDKVRNVLQFRINPQLEMHGGSVSLVHITKDLLAVIKFYGGCNGCAMASYTIKEGIETTLKNLFPELKGVIDITQHKHDVHSYY
- the aroB gene encoding 3-dehydroquinate synthase; protein product: MEKIIIKLHKRSYPIIISDKLFNHFSSFWSLNSGDKVVLITNDRVAPIYLNILCDLLTHAGIVTDQLILPDGEQNKTLITLNKIFTKLLTQNYDRNTILIALGGGVIGDITGFAAATYQRGIRFIQIPTTLLAQVDASIGGKTGVNHVLGKNMIGAFHQPDAVIINLDVLNTLTVKEFSSGLAEIIKYAVALDSDFFNWLESNLDDLLTLNVSSLMYCIRRCCELKASIVSIDEYDQGIRGSLNLGHTYGHAIESYLNYTQWSHGEAVAAGIMIATNTAIRLRQLSYNAAARIKQLLIRAGLPIHGPKEMTPINYLEYMTRDKKSISGQLNLVLPVSIGRVKTIFNVKHELVSLSIEDTYR
- a CDS encoding YhgN family NAAT transporter, with amino-acid sequence MNEMISATVLLFLIMDPIGNLPIFMSILKDLEPKRRQIIIIREMVIALLLMLGFLFVGEHILIFLNLHTETVSISGGIVLFLIAIKMIFPSEEGNSTGVSEGEEPFLVPLAIPLVAGPSVLATLLLLSHQYPQQIDLLILSLIIAWGLSMLILMLSNIFSRLLGNKGISALERLMGLLLVMISTQMLLDGIHSYLCT
- the yigL gene encoding sugar/pyridoxal phosphate phosphatase YigL; the protein is MFRIVASDLDGTLLTPNHRLTPFAKKILKLLTDQKIHFIFATGRLHTNVIEIRNNLKINSYMITSNGARIHNADGKLISSYNLETTIVSDLLNVAHYDTEIITNVFQNDQWLINRLIPNQNYLINGYESNYYVYKKNTLSLDKICKVYFTSNNYQRLLSLEKELKTRWNHHVNISFSLPTCLEVMPGGVSKGHALAQVVKSLGYHLKDCISFGDGMNDQEMLSMTGKGCIMSNAQQRLKDTLPLLEIIGSNKDDAVPHYLKRIYFDKLPNISLIK
- the aroK gene encoding shikimate kinase AroK — protein: MKKLFSYSNNILKKHNIFLIGPMGAGKSTIGRQLANKLNMEFFDSDQEIETRTGANISWVFDVEGEVRFRDREEKIINELTKKQGIILATGGGSIKSSMTRNNLSTRGLVVYLATTIEKQLIRTQHDKGRPLLRSSSTSGNIRESLEILAKERNPLYEEVADIRISTDEQNIRIVVNKIIIFRNQSTM
- the asd gene encoding aspartate-semialdehyde dehydrogenase — protein: MKNIGFIGWRGMVGSVLMNRMQEERDFSYFHSTFLSTSQIGKHAPNIQGKQELFLQDAYNIELLHSLDIIITCQGSAYSNIIYQKLRKTGWKGYWIDSASSLRMNDDAIIILDPVNQLFIEQSINNGIKTFIGGNCTVSLMLMSLGGLFSQNLIEWVFVSTYQAASGYGARAMRELLIQMGQVYNTVTDLLTSSTNTIIDIEHTITKFSKTDSLLVDCFKVPLVGNVIPWIGDYMCAGQTQEEWKGQAETNKILNTSETITVDSLCVRVGSLRCHSQSFVLKLKKNIRLTEIEELIQSHNEWVEVIPNDMKQSLENLTPIMVSGTLKIPIGRLRKLNASNKHISAFSVGDQLLWGAAEPLRRMLRQLL